A part of Perca fluviatilis chromosome 15, GENO_Pfluv_1.0, whole genome shotgun sequence genomic DNA contains:
- the hmox2b gene encoding heme oxygenase 2 gives MEATANVSNGAGLVYEEKEDTLGPEDLSEVLAAGTKEVHEKAENTQFVKDFLRGRIRKELFKLGAVALYYTYTAMEEEIERNKDHPHFAPLYFPSELHRHEALARDLEYFYGPDWQSQVSCSQATQRYVDRIHQVGQEDPVLLVAHAYTRYMGDLSGGQVLKKVAQRAMKLPPTGEGLEFYQFDGIHSAKAFKQLYRSRMNDLELDMETKKRLVEEAVKAFHFNMEVFEELDEIGKTIPEDALNAGMPVHGAMGGDISKCPYYAAKMAASGGTAYACQLAMAVLRHPTGQVLFAAWFAALAGLAAWYLM, from the exons ATGTGTCCAATGGAGCAGGGCTGGTATATGAGGAAAAAGAAGACACTCTCGG TCCCGAGGATCTGTCTGAGGTGCTGGCAGCAGGGACCAAGGAGGTTCATGAAAAGGCTGAGAACACCCAGTTTGTGAAAGATTTCCTCAGGGGACGCATCCGCAAAGAGCTCTTCAAG CTTGGTGCCGTGGCACTCTACTATACTTATACAGCCATGGAGGAGGAGATTGAAAGGAACAAAGACCACCCCCACTTTGCCCCTCTATATTTTCCTTCAGAGCTGCACCGCCACGAGGCCCTGGCCCGTGACCTCGAGTACTTTTACGGCCCTGACTGGCAGAGCCAGGTCAGCTGCTCCCAGGCCACCCAGCGCTATGTAGACCGTATTCATCAAGTAGGGCAGGAGGACCCAGTGCTGCTGGTGGCCCACGCCTACACCCGCTACATGGGGGACCTGTCCGGGGGCCAGGTGCTAAAGAAGGTGGCACAGAGAGCCATGAAGCTGCCGCCCACTGGAGAGGGCTTGGAATTCTATCAGTTTGACGGCATCCATAGTGCCAAAGCATTCAAGCAGCTGTACCGTAGTCGGATGAACGACTTGGAACTGGACATGGAAACAAAGAAGAGGCTGGTAGAAGAGGCTGTCAAGGCCTTTCACTTCAACATGGAG GTGTTTGAGGAGTTGGACGAGATCGGTAAAACCATCCCGGAGGATGCTTTAAATGCTGGCATGCCCGTCCATGGGGCAATGGGTGGAGACATCAGCAAGTGTCCCTACTATGCTGCCAAAATGG CGGCGTCAGGTGGAACAGCATACGCCTGTCAGCTTGCCATGGCCGTACTCCGACACCCAACAGGACAGGTCCTGTTTGCTGCTTGGTTTGCTGCTCTGGCTGGATTGGCTGCATGGTATCTGATGTGA